The following DNA comes from Williamwhitmania sp..
TCTTCGAGATCACCTAGCCTCAATAGCTGTAGTTGTGTGTTGAAGTCCTTGTTTGGCAAAAAGCACCTCTCGGTAACGCTTAGTTGGGGGATAATGCCATCGACAAAGTACATGTTTATATCACCCTTGTTTTTCACTGGCATTCGGCCTCTGTAAGTGCAGCTAAAATACTCCTTCACAAACATGTAGGTGTTCTCGGTAATATTTATTTTTCCGGCAGCCGACGATGACTCCATTCTGCTGGCAACGTTTACCGTCATTCCCCATATATCATAAACTGGTTTTAGACTTCCAATGGTACCGGCGATTACAGGTCCAGTATCAATTCCAATTCTAAGCGACCACACTTCATGTCCTTTATGTGCCTGCATGTCCTTCATATAGGAATTCATGTGCAAGGCTGCCAGAATAACCTCAACGGGGTTTGTTTTATTTTTTACAGGAATGCCTCCGGCACACATATAGGCATCGCCTATGGTCTTAATCTTTTCGATATTGTAGTGCTCTACCACCGAATCAAATTTCAGAAAAAAACGGTCCAACTCGTCAATCAGACTTTCAGGATTCATTACATCTACAATGCCAGTAAAACCTTCGATATCGGCGAAAAGCACGGTAACCATCTTGAATTTTTGGGTATCCGGTTTGTCGGCAGATATTTGTTTTTCAAGGGGAACGGGCTTTACAACGCGGCTTAATAAATTGTTGTTCCGCTCACGCTCACGCTTTAGCTCTTCTGACTCTTGTCTAAATTTCAACTCAATTATGACCAAATCCTTCCTCAGTCTCCTGAAAAGGAGAATAAATAGTAGCGTGCTCCCTAGTAATACTCCTATAAGTATGATATCTAAAGCGTCGAGCATGTTAGCTGTAAGAAATTTGGACCATTAGCTTACCCGTGGTTTAATGGGTCTAATATACGTGATTCCTAATTAATGCAACTAATTATTACTTCTAAAAAACTGCATCTTGATAACGATGGGAAAATTAAAATTTTTACCTTGTAACCTGGTTTTTTAGATTGTTTTTTGAACATCTGATCTTGCCAATACGCAAGAATTAAGGTAAAAGGTTCCTTTAGGATAAACTTATTTAGGTTTTGCTATATTTGTTTGTAAATATTTTCTACCGCTACATTAACTTTTGAGGTTTATGGAGCCGATGAGATTTCGCTTAATTCAGGATTAGGTGTGATTTTTACCAAATAAACATAATTAACTTTTGCAAAAATGGACAATACGGGGAAGAGCATACTGGTACCATACGATTTTTCACAAGTTGCTGATTATGCACTTCAGCACGCGATTAGGGTTGCACAGGTCGTTAACCATTCAATAACCCTTCTCTACATTGTTAGCAGCCCAACCGAAATCTACTTAATGGAGGATAAGTTGGGTGAGGTGTCCAGAAAAACGAGAGAGAAATATGGCATAGAACCGCTGACTATTGTTCGCCCAGGAAGCATTTTTATTGATATTGCTGTTGTTGCACAAGAAATAGATGCTTACATGGTTATAATGGGATCTCATAGCATTCGAGGCAAGGAGGAGATCACAGGAAGCTTAGCCCATAAGGTTATTGTGTCGTCGAAGGTTCCCTTTATTACCATTCAAGAGCCACCCATCAATCGCCGGTACGACGACATCGTATTCCCCGTTGACTTTACACAGCAGAACAGAGAAAAGCATGGTTGGATTACTTATTTTTGCACATACTATGTTTCTCGCTTTCATCTTATTAAACCTAAAGTTGAGGAGGCTGAGTTGCGAGCAAAAATCGACTTAAACATGGCTTCTGCACGAAAATTTCTTGACGAGAGGGGTGCGATCTACTTTGAACATGAAGCTCCGGGGGTAAAGAATTTTGCTGAAGAGGTATTGGATATGGCAGTAAATATTAGAGCCGATCTTATTGTTCTTATGACTACGGCTAAGGATAACGAAGATAAGTTTATTGTGGAGCCACATGAGCAGTTTATAATTGCCAACGCTGGGCATATTCCGGTGATGAGCATCAACCCGCTCTGATAATTGCGTATGAAATTAGTTTTTGCAACACAAAATAGGCATAAGCTGCAGGAGGTGCAGTCGATGCTCGGAGATAATTTTGACTTGACTGACCTCAGTCAGCTCAACTTTTTTGACGATATCCCAGAGACAAAAGATACCATCGAAGGAAATGCTGCGCAAAAGGCGTGGTTTGTTTACTCAAAGTTTGGACTTTCCTGCTTTGCCGATGATACTGGTCTGGAGGTTGAGGCGTTGGATGGGGCCCCTGGTGTATACTCAGCCCGGTATGCGGGACCAGGTAAAAGTTCGCAAGATAACCTGCAGAAGTTACTTCGGGAAATGGCGGGTGTTTCCAACCGGAAGGCTCGTTTCAAAACAGTTATGGCCTTGATCCTAGATGGGAAGGAATATCTTTTTGAGGGAATTGTTGACGGAAAAATTATTTTAGAAAGTCGAGGCTTGGGTGGCTTTGGCTATGACCCTGTATTTATACCAGATGGCTATTTACAAACCTTCTCGGAAATGCCTGCCGACCTAAAAAATTCCATTTCTCATAGAGCAAGAGCAATGGCTGCCTTGTCCAACTTTCTGAAGTCGGTTGCCAACGAGCCTACAACATTGTAATCCATTATCCGTTTTTTATAAAAAATTGATGGTCCGACGTATCGCTTTTCTATCCTTATTATTGATAGTAGCTACTTTCTTAGCTCATGGTCAGATTGCTCCCGGTGAGTGGCGCGATCAGTTTGCTTATAAGAATGTTAAGGGGCTTTGCGTTACTGATTCAAAGATATACGTACCTACAGAGGAGGGTTTTTACAGCTACGATCCTGTATCGGGGGAGCTAGCAAAATTTTCCCGTGTAAATGGACTCTCCTCTTTTGGCGTTTCGGCCTTTGCCGTATCGCCCGATAATGCCACCATTGCCATTGGCTACACCGATGGCAGCATCGACTTGGTTAGGAATGGACAGGTCACCAGCATAACCGATATTAAGGACAAAAACCTAACTGGTGATAAGTCCATATACAATTTTAGCTGGTATAACGGTAAGATATTTGTCTCAAC
Coding sequences within:
- a CDS encoding universal stress protein; protein product: MDNTGKSILVPYDFSQVADYALQHAIRVAQVVNHSITLLYIVSSPTEIYLMEDKLGEVSRKTREKYGIEPLTIVRPGSIFIDIAVVAQEIDAYMVIMGSHSIRGKEEITGSLAHKVIVSSKVPFITIQEPPINRRYDDIVFPVDFTQQNREKHGWITYFCTYYVSRFHLIKPKVEEAELRAKIDLNMASARKFLDERGAIYFEHEAPGVKNFAEEVLDMAVNIRADLIVLMTTAKDNEDKFIVEPHEQFIIANAGHIPVMSINPL
- a CDS encoding non-canonical purine NTP diphosphatase is translated as MKLVFATQNRHKLQEVQSMLGDNFDLTDLSQLNFFDDIPETKDTIEGNAAQKAWFVYSKFGLSCFADDTGLEVEALDGAPGVYSARYAGPGKSSQDNLQKLLREMAGVSNRKARFKTVMALILDGKEYLFEGIVDGKIILESRGLGGFGYDPVFIPDGYLQTFSEMPADLKNSISHRARAMAALSNFLKSVANEPTTL
- a CDS encoding adenylate/guanylate cyclase domain-containing protein; translated protein: MLDALDIILIGVLLGSTLLFILLFRRLRKDLVIIELKFRQESEELKRERERNNNLLSRVVKPVPLEKQISADKPDTQKFKMVTVLFADIEGFTGIVDVMNPESLIDELDRFFLKFDSVVEHYNIEKIKTIGDAYMCAGGIPVKNKTNPVEVILAALHMNSYMKDMQAHKGHEVWSLRIGIDTGPVIAGTIGSLKPVYDIWGMTVNVASRMESSSAAGKINITENTYMFVKEYFSCTYRGRMPVKNKGDINMYFVDGIIPQLSVTERCFLPNKDFNTQLQLLRLGDLEEFVLEKLEKGLPKNLYYHNLKHTVDVYTEVELIGRAEGLSEEELLLIRTAALLHDAGHLLDYQYHEEMGVKLAKEILPQYQYSPDQIEIISSIIMATKMPPNPKNLLEMIICDADLDYLGRTDFIPVSNNLFRELHEQGRIESLEKWNRLQVDFIEHHQYFTQTAQKLRNVNKNIQLDKIRSLLTNPVL